One genomic region from Planctomycetota bacterium encodes:
- a CDS encoding FecR family protein has translation RPARAEEPPRPRTTGSIPRVAVRPASVKAPSARPGRRLRIAAAALAAAALLGLAWLVRPSSAPPAPPAAAFLLAVSPDVLLERDGAPSPARVDQEIRPGDLLRLPDESSAKIGFADDTTRADLHGPAQARLLGGGPRKALELLGGEADLVAPAQAGGEPVRLRTPQAEVEIADAAARVLCGTDFARLEVRRGQALLRRRSDGRSVRVEAGQYAVAGRDVELAARPLGPSRPDAQGPLVVAYLRQTQGEVFLFTQSPQDRVPARPGMHVFENQGLLTEGSRSRAALEYPDTTRLEIGPGTVVRHLADPKDRARKHVRLEAGHVEADVVKQPAGRPMLLSTAEAEVSVLGTRFTLLAEGGATRVQVEEGAVEFRRVKDGGSIVVRSGFYAVAAPGRPLEAVPVPGGVRSLELDLASGRPEGEGEWSVLGRAVRQARVLRYADSDPRPALSAFLVPASTEESVLLEATVQVDQVTPDGAPDLSAWGFGLVADFGRERLALRTLQADEEGSVFEFAGVAAIPFEHGREGTYRLKLRIDRRPGQPAILRGKIWQGDREPDGWMIENERVLEGPLVRAGLQTLRSACTFSSFKVKVFKDEPR, from the coding sequence CGCCCGGCGCGCGCCGAGGAGCCGCCGCGCCCCCGCACCACCGGCTCCATCCCCCGCGTGGCCGTCCGCCCCGCCTCCGTCAAGGCTCCGTCCGCGCGGCCCGGCCGGCGCCTCCGGATCGCCGCGGCCGCCCTGGCCGCCGCGGCCCTCCTGGGACTGGCCTGGCTCGTCCGTCCGTCCTCCGCGCCCCCGGCTCCGCCCGCGGCGGCCTTCCTCCTGGCCGTGTCGCCGGACGTCCTGCTCGAGCGCGACGGCGCCCCCTCACCGGCGCGCGTGGACCAGGAAATCCGCCCCGGCGACCTCCTCCGGCTCCCCGATGAGAGCTCCGCCAAGATCGGCTTCGCCGACGATACGACCCGCGCCGACCTGCACGGGCCCGCCCAGGCGCGCCTCCTCGGGGGCGGCCCGCGAAAGGCCCTGGAGCTTCTGGGCGGCGAGGCCGACCTCGTCGCCCCCGCTCAGGCGGGAGGCGAACCCGTCCGCCTCCGGACGCCTCAGGCCGAGGTCGAAATCGCCGACGCCGCGGCGCGCGTCCTCTGCGGGACCGACTTCGCCCGCCTCGAGGTGCGCCGGGGACAGGCGCTCCTGCGCCGCCGGTCCGACGGACGCTCGGTGCGCGTGGAGGCCGGCCAGTACGCCGTGGCCGGCCGGGACGTGGAACTGGCGGCCCGCCCGCTCGGCCCTTCCCGGCCGGACGCCCAGGGCCCGCTCGTCGTCGCCTACCTCCGCCAGACCCAGGGCGAGGTCTTTCTCTTCACGCAGTCCCCGCAGGATCGCGTGCCCGCCCGGCCGGGAATGCACGTCTTCGAAAACCAGGGCCTTCTGACCGAAGGAAGCCGCAGCCGGGCCGCCCTCGAGTATCCGGACACGACCCGCCTGGAGATCGGCCCCGGGACGGTGGTCCGGCACCTGGCCGATCCCAAGGACCGCGCCCGCAAACACGTCCGGCTGGAGGCCGGCCACGTGGAGGCGGACGTCGTCAAGCAGCCCGCCGGGCGCCCCATGCTTCTGTCGACCGCCGAGGCGGAGGTGAGCGTGCTGGGGACGCGGTTCACGCTCCTGGCCGAGGGCGGCGCCACGCGCGTCCAGGTGGAAGAAGGCGCCGTCGAGTTCCGCCGCGTCAAGGACGGCGGTTCGATCGTCGTGCGCTCGGGCTTCTACGCCGTGGCCGCTCCCGGCCGGCCGCTCGAGGCCGTGCCCGTTCCCGGCGGCGTCCGGTCGCTGGAACTCGACCTGGCCTCGGGACGGCCCGAGGGCGAGGGGGAGTGGAGCGTCCTCGGGCGCGCCGTCCGCCAGGCCCGCGTCCTCCGCTACGCCGATTCGGATCCGCGCCCGGCGCTCTCCGCGTTCCTCGTTCCCGCTTCCACCGAGGAGAGCGTCCTCCTCGAAGCGACCGTTCAGGTGGACCAGGTGACCCCCGACGGAGCGCCCGACCTTTCGGCCTGGGGCTTCGGCCTGGTGGCCGATTTCGGCCGGGAGCGTCTGGCGCTGCGCACCCTCCAGGCGGACGAGGAGGGGTCCGTCTTCGAGTTCGCCGGCGTGGCGGCGATCCCCTTCGAGCACGGCCGGGAGGGCACCTACCGCCTGAAGCTGCGCATCGATCGGCGCCCCGGACAGCCGGCGATTCTGCGCGGCAAGATCTGGCAGGGCGACCGAGAGCCCGACGGCTGGATGATCGAGAACGAACGCGTTCTGGAAGGCCCCCTCGTCCGGGCCGGCCTGCAGACCCTCCGGTCCGCCTGCACGTTTTCCTCGTTCAAGGTGAAGGTCTTCAAAGACGAGCCGCGGTAG